In [Mycobacterium] stephanolepidis, the genomic window CGCCGGCAACAGCATCAGCGATAGGCCACGCCCGAAGTAGTAGATGACCAGCAGGACACGCGCGTCGACTCGGTCGGTGAGCCATCCGGAGAACACCGTTCCCGCGACGTCGAAAATCCCGATCAGCGCCAGCAGGCTAGCGGCCATGGTGGTCGGCATCCCGTGATCGTGCGCCGCGGGAATGAAGTGTGTGCCGATCAATCCGTTGGTGGTCATGCCGCATATTGCGAAACTGCCCGCCAATAGCCAGAAGGCCGGTTGTCGCGCTCCGATGAGCAGCCCCTCGAACGCCGCACCGAAACCAGCGGATGCGGCCCCCGACTCATCGGTGTCGGCACCGTAGGGCCCGGTTTCCTTATCGGCCGGGCGGTTTCGCATGAACAACACGACCGGCGGAACCACGGAAAGTGCCGACACGGCCACGATCACCGCGGCCCATCGCCAGCCATAGGCGTCGGACACCACCGCCACCAGGGGCAGGAAGATGAGCTGCCCGGTGGCGCTGGCGGCCGTCAACACGCCGGTGACCGATCCGCGGCGCGCGACGAACCACCTCGTCGCGATGGTGGCCACGAATCCCATCGATATCGATCCGGTGCCGACGCCCACCAGCACACCCCAGAGCAGCAAGAGCTGCCAGGACGAATCCATGAACACGCTCAGGAAGGTGCCCGTAGCGATCAACATGAGCGCCGCCGCCAGCACCGAACGCACTCCGAACTTATCCATCAACGCGGCCGCGAACGGTGCGGTGAGCCCGAACAGCGTCATATTGACCGACATCGCCAGCCCAATGGTGCCGTGCGACCACCCGAACTCTGCGTGCAGCGGATCCATCAGAACGCCCGGGACCGATCGGAACCCGGCCGCGGCAAGCACCGCGACAAATGCCACCGCGGCGATGATCCAGGCAGGGTGCGGCCTGCGGCGGCTAAGGGATTTGGGGGTTTTGGGCACCGGAGACTGCGTCACCCGCCCAGGCTGACCGATACCGGCGTTACCCACAATTGGCATAAATGCCAATAGGTGTAAAAATCATGCCATGGCACATACGGTGGCCGTCTTGATGCTCGAACCACTGATCGGCTTCGACGCGACCATCCCATCGCTGATGTTCGGTCAGGCCGGTGCCGACCGCTACCGGGTCATCACCTGCGGATTGTCCTGTGCCCCAGTCAAGACCACCTCGGGATACGCGATCACCCCCGAGGAGGGGCCGTCTGCGCTACGCCGCGCGGACACCGTCATCGTCCCCGGCACCCGGTATCCGCCGGCGCGCCTTCGGGGTGAGTTGACCGACGAACTCCGTGCCGCATTCGACACGATCCGCCCGGGCACCCGCATCGTCTCGATCTGCACCGGGGCCTTCGTGCTGGCTGCCGCGGGACTGCTCGACGGCCGCCGCGCCACCACCCATTGGCACAAGGCAGACGATTTTCGTGCCCTATATCCACAGGTGCTGCTCGACGAGGCGGTCCTGTTCGTCGACGACGGCGACGTGCTGACCTCGGCGGGGCTGGCCTCGGGAATCGACCTGTGTCTACACATTATTCGACGAGACCACGGCACAGCGGCCGCCAACGAGGTGGCCCGGTATTGCGTGGTGCCGCCGTGGCGGGAAGGCGGCCAGGCACAGTTCATCGACCGCCCACTTCCCGAATGCACCGGAGATTCGACGGCATCCTCCCGCAGCTGGGCCCTGGAGAACCTCACCGAACCCTTGACGGTGCGGCAGCTGGCCGACCATTCCCGGATGAGCGTGCGGACCTTCAATCGGCGTTTCCGCGACGAGACCGGACTCTCCCCCGGTGATTGGGTGCGGCAGCAGCGCGTCGAACGCGCTCGGGCGCTCCTGGAATCACACGATCTTGCTGTGGACGAGGTGGCCCGAAGGTCGGGCCTGGGCTCGGCCGCGAATCTGCGGCATCACCTGCGCCGCGGATTCGGCATGAGTCCCACCCACTACCGAAAAACGTTCCGGGGCAGCTAGACGATGCCCACGCCGGTAAGCACCTGCCAGACCCCGACCACCGCGAAAAGGATGAGCAGCACCAGCTGCCGGTGGGCAAGCGCCCAACTGTGAACCGGCTCGAGCACGGCTAGTGTCCTCGCCGGAGCGATCACGTAGCTGATGAGTGCCACCTCGAAAACGGCAAGCATCGCGAAGACGAAAACGATGGCAGCCAGAATCTGCGTACCCATTGAGGTTCCCGAGCCGACGATGATGGTGTCGACGAGCAGCACCAGCGGAGGCGGCGGCATGTATCCGATGCCGAGGACCAGGGCGACCCACAGCGCCCCGTTCTCCCAGGCGCCCTTGCCATGATGAAAAAGACGTCGAAACTTCGACACCACAACGGCGACGGCACTTCTGATACGGCCGACAGAACGGGTCTCGGCGGTCGCCGGCTCCGGATCGAGGACCAAAACCGATGAATCCCCGCCCCCACCGGCGGCCACAGGCTGATTCTCGCGCTTGCGCGACCGAAGCCGCACCGCGATCACAACGGCCAGCACAATGCACAGCACACCGGTGCCCAGCTGAAGAGGCTTCACGGACGAACCCGGGTCCGCCGTCGCAAGGTTCTTCGCGAAGGACGCAAAACTCGGGACGAGATGCAGTGCGAAAAGCGCGACAAGGAAAGACGGCACATTCACGATCAGTGCGCCAACCCAGAAGGCCAGGAGGTTCTGCACCGGGCGAGGCCGCGAGATGACTACCAAAATCAGGCCAAGCAGCACCGGATTGAGTGACATCAAAAATGCCAACCCCAACAGTTCCCGCCACATATCGGTAACCCTACTCTGTTTGCTCGCGAATGGCAGTGCCAGCCGAAATGCAACGAATCATGCTGGATACGAGCATGAGACCGCTAATCATTCCGGCAGTACACAGCCCAAATGACTTAGCCATCATGAATCAACGTGCGTTACGACCCCGACCATTTCTCGCACGTTAAAGCAATCCATGCAATCGCAAGTCGGTCGCATATTTGGCGATGATTGGCGCCGAGACTTGCGGAATGTCGTGACCGGAACCAATCTTGGCCTTTTGCACCGCAGCCTGGAATCGGTCTGCCGGTGCCATGGACCCCCGCGAGGGATCCGGCGGCTGACCGTCCCAGCCGTGATCCTGCAGGATCTTCAGCATCTGCAACACAGAGCCTTGGCGTTGATGATCCGGCAAAGCATGCAGGCCGGCCTCGAAGCGCGCCACCCATTCACTGAAATCGCTGATGCGTTCAATCGGGTGGCCGGCCTCGATCAACCAATCGACGTATTCGTCGATTCCGATGCCGTCGTCATGGGGATTCATCACGTGATAGGTCTCAAATCCCGTGAACGATCCGGTAGACGAGCCCGCCGCCTGCCCTCCCAGCGTCGTGATCGCCTCGGCGACGAATTCCACAGGGAGTCCGTCGAAGTGCGCGCGTTGACGATCGCCTTCCTCGGTCAGTCGGTATACGGAATGTGGCGCGACACCGGTGGCGACAATGCTCAGCACCATTCGGGCGACCGTGTCGGAGGCATTCACCTGGCCCGCGTAACTGGTGCCGACCATGATCATGCCCGAGCGGAACACCGTGACCGGCAAGCCAACCTGCTCGTGCGCCTCGCGGAGCAGCACCTCGCCCGCCCACTTGCTGTTGCCATACCCGTTGGCGTAGCTCCCATCGGAAGGCCGAATGGCGCTGATGAGCCGGATATCGGCGTCCTCGACAAAGGTTGACTTCTCGATCTCGCGCCCGACGTCTGCCGTCGAAACGAACGTGTACGGCTTGAGCTTCGAGGTCAGCGCGAACCGGATCAGCTCCGCGGTGCCGACCACGTTCGGTCCGAACAGTTCGCTGTAGGGCAGAACGCTATTGACCAGCGCCGCGGAATCGACAATCAGGTCGACGCTCGCGGACAGCCGTTGCCAGGTCTCGTCATCCAGACCAAGGCCAGGCTCAGCCTTGTCACCGGCGATCACCTGCAGCCGGTCAGCGGCGAGCGCTTCGTAAACCCGGATGAGTTCGGCGTCTCCGCTGTCGAAGGTCTTGTCCAGACGACGTCGAGCATCTTCGTCAGACTTGGCTCGCACCAGGCAAATCAGCGTGCCATCAACATCTTCCAGCTCCTTGAGCCATTGCAGCACGAGGTAGCGCCCCAGGAAACCGGTGGCGCCGGTCAGCAGTACCGTCCGCGGACTCGCATCGGCGCGCGGCAGTGCCGGAGCCGCCTGCAGCGTCGCCTCATCGATGAACTTGTCCAACGTGAGGTCGCTGGCCCGTACCTCCACGGCACCGGGTCCGTGCACGGATGCATAGGTCGGCCCGCTGGCTCCGGAGCTTGCGGCGCTGTCCAGATACACGCTGAGGCTGCGCACCGATGGCGACTCGAACAGAGTTCGCACCGCCAACTGGGCATCGAGCGACGTGTTGATCGCGGCAACCACGCGCATCGCGGAGATCGAGTCGCCACCCAGATCAAAGAACGAATCGTCGGTCCCGACCCGCTCGACACCCAGCACCTGGGCGTAGATGCCGGCGACCGCCTCCTCAATCGCATTGGCAGGCGCGCGGTAGCGGGCCCTGTCGTCGTACTCCGGTATCGGGAGGGCACGCTTGTCGAGCTTGCCGTTGACGGTGAGCGGCAACGCCTCCAGCCGTACCACCGCAGCCGGGACCATGTAGGGCGGCAGTCGCTTGGCCAGGGAGCTGCGTAGTTCGGCGGGCTCACCGGCCCCGATGAAGTACCCGACCAGGCGCTTGTCGCCGGGGCGGTCCTCGCGGGCGATCACCGCCGCCTGCTCCACCCCATCCAGGTCGGCAAGGGCGGCCTGAATCTCACCGAGCTCGATGCGGAAACCGCGAATCTTGACCTGCTCATCGGCGCGGCCCAGGTACTCGAGCTGGCCACCGGCGACCCAGCGCACCAAGTCCCCGGTGCGATACATGCGCGCCCCCGGCTCCCCGAACGGGCATGCCGTGAATCGCGATGCGGTCAGCGCTGCGCGGCCGACATAGCCGATGCCTACGCCAAGTCCGGCCACATACAACTCGCCGACCACGCCCGGCGGCACCGGACGCATCCACCGGTCCAGGACAAACAGCGCGGCGTCGGGCACCGGAACACCGATCGGCACCACACCCGATCCGGCGATCAATTCACCGAACGTGGCATAGATGGTGGTCTCGGTCGGGCCGTAGCCGTTGATCATCACCCGGCCGGGTGCCCACCTGTCCACCACTTCGGTGGGGCAGGCTTCGCCCGCGACGACCAACGTCATGTTGTCCAGACCTTCCGGGGACAACATTCCGACCGCCGAGGGGGTTTGGAACAGGACGGTGACCTTCTCCCGGATCAGCAGATCACGGAAATCGTCCGGGGACCGAACCACCGAATCCGGAACGATCACCAACCGGCCACCGTGCAGCAGTGCGCCAAAGATCTCCCACACGGTGATGTCGAAGACAAGAGACCCGGCCTGCGTCCACACCTCGCCCGGCCCGGTGGGCATGTGAGTGAGCGGGAACTTAAGTGCTTGAGTCACATTGGCGTGCGCAATGGCCACACCCTTGGGGACACCGGTCGTTCCCGACGTGTAAATGGTGTACGCAATGTCATCGGGTGCCGGAGTGAGCAGAGGCGTATGGCCGTAAATGGCGCCGGTCGGATCGTCCTCGGCATCGTCGAACTGGACGACAGAGACTCCAGATCCGTCGAACCGTGCGCGCAGTTCGGCGGTCGTGACGGCCGCGACCGGCACGGCGTCGGACAGCATGAACTCCAATCGCGTATCCGGCACCGAGGGATCGATCGGCAGATACGACGCTCCGGTCTTGAGAATCGCGAGGATCGCCACGATCGCGTCGTCGGAGCGGGGCATCAAGAGCGCCACCGACTCGCCCGGACCGGCACCGTAGATCGCCAGCAGATTCGCCAATCTCGTTGCGGCCTCGTCCAGCTCGCCGTAGGTCGTCGAGCGGCCCTCGAAGGTCAGCGCCACAGCCTCCGGGGCACGATTGACCTGCTCGGCGAACGACTCCGGAATGGACAGCACCGGCTCCGGCCCCCGCGCCAGCACCTTGCGATTGCCCCAGCCGTCAAGCTGTTGGTGCTCGCCGGCCTTCAGCACGTCCAGCGACGAGAGCCGTTGCGAGGCATCGGCAACCATCGACGTGAGCACCCGCTCGAACCGCTCGAACACGGCTTCGATTTGGGCCGTGTCGAACTTGTCCGTGTCGAATTCGACGCGTATTCCCAACTCATGACCGGGTAGCGCCATCACCGACAGCGGGTAGTGGTTGTACTCGCGGGTGACGAACTCGGTGATCGCCAACTCCTGCACACCCGTGAACGCGCTGGTGTCGATCGGATAGCTCTCGTACAGGAAGAGGGTGTCGAACAATTGCTCGTGGCCCGTGATGTGGTGAATCTCATTGAGGGCCAGATGCTCATGCTCGATGGTGTCATTGTGTGCACTCTGTAACTGCGCCAACAGCTCTGAGACTGTGGTGGTCGCACTGGCGCGCGCCCGCACCGGCACCGTGTTGATGAGCAGACCCACGATCGAGTCGGACCCGGCCAGCTCGGCGGGCCGCCCCGACACCGCGGTACCGAATGCGACGTCGTGCTGTCCGGTCACCACCATGAGCAGTTGCGCCCAGGCGGCCTGCAACACCGTGCTGATCGTGGTGTGCTGCGACCGCGCGAGATCGGCCAGGGCCTGCGTGGTCTCGGCCGACACCCGGTAGGACTCGATGCCCCTGGCGCCCGGAGGCGCGGGCGGAGCGACGAGAGTGGGGGTGTCGAAGCCCTCCAGCACCGAGCCCCAGGCCGAACGCGCCGCGTCACGATCCTGTTCTGCGAGCCAGCTCACGAAGTTGCGGTACGAGGATGGCGCCGGGAGCCGGTGCCCGAAGTAGCTCGCCAAGATCTCCTGTAACAGGATCGGCAACGACCAGCCGTCGATGACGACATGGTGGAACGTCAGCACGAACCGGTGCTTGTTCCCCTGGGTGCGAATCAGCGCCGCGCGCAGCGTCGGTCGATCGGCAAGGTCGCAGACCGCGGCACGCTCAGCGGCGCAGAGCCGCTGAATCTCCTCGTCGGGGGTCAGATCGTCCCCACGAAGGTCCAGGTATCGCCATGCGATGACCGGATCGGCAAGAATCACCTGCACCGGATCTCCGAACTGAGTGCAGAACCGGGCCGCCAGGTTGGGGTGACGGCGCACCACCGAGTGCACCGCGTCGCGGAGCCTGAGCTGGTCGACCAGGCCGGTCACCGTGATGTCGAGCTGCACCGCATAGAAGTCGACTCCGGCTGCCTCGTCTTCCAGTACGCCGGCCGCACGGGCGAAGGTGGTGTGGAAGAGCAGACCCTGCTGTATGGGTGTCAGCGGGAGCACGTCGACGATGTTGTGCTGCTCGTGCAGCTCGTCGATCTGCTGTTGGCTCAACTGTGCGGGCGCGATATCGGACGGGGTCAATCCGCCGCCACCGTTGCGGACATACGTGCAGATTCCGGCGAGTGCCTCGAACCACAGCTGACTCAGCCGCTGTACCTGAGGCTCGGTGACCGACGAGGGCGCCCACGTCCACCCGGCCCGCAGATGCGCGCCGGATTCCTCACCGAGTCCGCCCTCCACGATTCCGGCATTGAGATCCACCGTGTACATCAGCGGCATGGACACCGAAGACGCCACACTCGCCGAGGTCAGGCTGTCCTCGTTGATCCGCCACAGGTCGTCTCCGAGATCGGCGGCACCGGCACCGAGGCGCCCGAGGTAGTTGAATCCGATGACCGGTTCCGGCGCGGCCAGGTCCACGTCGCGGTTCAGGTAGCGCAGCAGTCCATAGGCCAACGGATCGGGAAGCGCGCGCAGCTGTTCCTTGGCGCCCTTGACAATCGGCCCCAATTCGGTTGCTCCACCGGCAACTTCCTGCCAAGACAGCCCCCGTACGCTCAACGCCACCGGGTACTTGGTGGTGAACCAGCCGACGGTACGCGACAGGTCGACATCGTCTGCCAGCTCTTCATGGCGCCCATGCCCCTCGACGCCGATGCCGACCGATGCCACGTTCGAGTCCAGGAATTCGTTCCACGCCAGCCCGAATGCGATCAGCAGAATGTCTTGCACTCCAGCGTGAAACGCCGCCGGAACCTCACTGAGCAACTCGCGAGTGGTCTCGGCATCGAGCGATACCGACAACGTCTTGGCAGTGGCGTAGGTGTCCAGTTCGGGCAGCACGGCGGGTAACGGCGCGGGGACCGCGGTCACCTCTCGCCAGGTGTCGGCCGTGGCGAGCACCTCGGCGGAATGTGCGTGCTCGCCAAGCAGCGACGCCCAGCGGGCGAACGAGGTCCCGCCGGTTGGCAACTCGACTGGTTGCCCACTGTGGTGCTGGGCCCAAGCGATGTTCAAGTCTTCCAAGAGAATTCGCCACGACACGCCGTCGACGGCCAGGTGGTGAATCATCAGGGCCAGCTGCCGGGTCTCGGGGACCCAGACCGCGCTCAGCTCAGCACCCGTGGCCGGATTCAGCTGCGCGCGGGCCGCGACCAACTCCGCGTCGGACAAGGTCTCGGCGACACGCAGGCAATCGCGCGCGTTCACCGCCCCCTTCTCCGGGACTGTCAGCGACCACACCTCGGTGTTGGAGGCATCGCCGTCCTCGGCACGCAACCGCAGGGTGGCATGCCGGTCCAGCAGCGCCTGCAGCACCACGACGACGTCGTCCTCTGTCACCCCGGAGGGGGCCTGCAGCACGATCGTCTGGTTGAACTGGTCGGTGGGTCCTTGTACTCCGTGCAGCCAGTGCATGATCGGCGTAGCCGACACCGGGCCGATGCCCTCGTCGACGACTCCGGATTGGCCGTCCGAGAGGACTGCCACCGCTGCTACCCCGCTGACGGTCTGCTCGACGAAGATGTCGCGTGGTCGGCACACCACTCCGGCCGCCCGCGCCCGCGACACCACCTGCATCGACAGGATGCTGTCGCCACCGAGATCGAAGAACGACTCGTCGACGCCCACCCGATCGACTCCGAGAACCTGGGCGTAGATATCGGCCAAGATCTTCTCGACCGGTCCGGTCGGTGCGCGGTAATCCGTACCGACACTGCGGTATTCGGGTGCGGGAAGAGCGCGCTTGTCCAGTTTGC contains:
- a CDS encoding MFS transporter; protein product: MPIVGNAGIGQPGRVTQSPVPKTPKSLSRRRPHPAWIIAAVAFVAVLAAAGFRSVPGVLMDPLHAEFGWSHGTIGLAMSVNMTLFGLTAPFAAALMDKFGVRSVLAAALMLIATGTFLSVFMDSSWQLLLLWGVLVGVGTGSISMGFVATIATRWFVARRGSVTGVLTAASATGQLIFLPLVAVVSDAYGWRWAAVIVAVSALSVVPPVVLFMRNRPADKETGPYGADTDESGAASAGFGAAFEGLLIGARQPAFWLLAGSFAICGMTTNGLIGTHFIPAAHDHGMPTTMAASLLALIGIFDVAGTVFSGWLTDRVDARVLLVIYYFGRGLSLMLLPALLSPRAEPSTWVFIIFYGLDWVATVPPTIALCRRYFGDRTPVVFGWVFASHQLGAAIAAAGAGWLRDQQGNYDNAFRFAAGLCVIAAVMCLCVRERSSVDEHVEIDQVDGDVNGYRSPDVSISAP
- a CDS encoding GlxA family transcriptional regulator gives rise to the protein MAHTVAVLMLEPLIGFDATIPSLMFGQAGADRYRVITCGLSCAPVKTTSGYAITPEEGPSALRRADTVIVPGTRYPPARLRGELTDELRAAFDTIRPGTRIVSICTGAFVLAAAGLLDGRRATTHWHKADDFRALYPQVLLDEAVLFVDDGDVLTSAGLASGIDLCLHIIRRDHGTAAANEVARYCVVPPWREGGQAQFIDRPLPECTGDSTASSRSWALENLTEPLTVRQLADHSRMSVRTFNRRFRDETGLSPGDWVRQQRVERARALLESHDLAVDEVARRSGLGSAANLRHHLRRGFGMSPTHYRKTFRGS
- a CDS encoding GAP family protein yields the protein MWRELLGLAFLMSLNPVLLGLILVVISRPRPVQNLLAFWVGALIVNVPSFLVALFALHLVPSFASFAKNLATADPGSSVKPLQLGTGVLCIVLAVVIAVRLRSRKRENQPVAAGGGGDSSVLVLDPEPATAETRSVGRIRSAVAVVVSKFRRLFHHGKGAWENGALWVALVLGIGYMPPPPLVLLVDTIIVGSGTSMGTQILAAIVFVFAMLAVFEVALISYVIAPARTLAVLEPVHSWALAHRQLVLLILFAVVGVWQVLTGVGIV
- a CDS encoding non-ribosomal peptide synthetase; its protein translation is MSADPTRTLLSMDLLDDDDHDRLDEWGNRAVLTERTAEPVAIPVLFAVQVERAPETVALVCRDRSWTYRDLDQVTNRIAHLLAGNGAGPGEVVGLLVPRSGEAIIGLLAVLKTGAAYLPIDPAHPDERIKFMVSDAEPVAVLTTADLSSRFDGLDVRVTEIDDPLIDGQPSSALPAPEPDDLAYMTYTSGTTGVPKAVAVTHHNVTQLVDAVRADLPAGPGQVWSQWHSLVFDVSVWEIWGALLHGGRLVVVPESIASSPDELHDLLISEKVSVLCQTPSAAGMLSPERLESTTLIVAGEACPTELVDRWATSGRTMINAYGPTEATIYAAMSGPLRPGSDVAPIGSPVPGAALFVLDKWLRPAPEGVVGELYVAGNGVAPGYAHRSGLTASRFLACPFGGPGSRMYRTGDLVQWGEDGQLQYLGRADEQVKIRGYRIELGEIQAALARLDGVEQAVVIAREDRPGDKRLVGYIMGSADPVEARTALAERLPAYMVPAAVVVLETLPLTVNGKLDKRALPAPEYRSVGTDYRAPTGPVEKILADIYAQVLGVDRVGVDESFFDLGGDSILSMQVVSRARAAGVVCRPRDIFVEQTVSGVAAVAVLSDGQSGVVDEGIGPVSATPIMHWLHGVQGPTDQFNQTIVLQAPSGVTEDDVVVVLQALLDRHATLRLRAEDGDASNTEVWSLTVPEKGAVNARDCLRVAETLSDAELVAARAQLNPATGAELSAVWVPETRQLALMIHHLAVDGVSWRILLEDLNIAWAQHHSGQPVELPTGGTSFARWASLLGEHAHSAEVLATADTWREVTAVPAPLPAVLPELDTYATAKTLSVSLDAETTRELLSEVPAAFHAGVQDILLIAFGLAWNEFLDSNVASVGIGVEGHGRHEELADDVDLSRTVGWFTTKYPVALSVRGLSWQEVAGGATELGPIVKGAKEQLRALPDPLAYGLLRYLNRDVDLAAPEPVIGFNYLGRLGAGAADLGDDLWRINEDSLTSASVASSVSMPLMYTVDLNAGIVEGGLGEESGAHLRAGWTWAPSSVTEPQVQRLSQLWFEALAGICTYVRNGGGGLTPSDIAPAQLSQQQIDELHEQHNIVDVLPLTPIQQGLLFHTTFARAAGVLEDEAAGVDFYAVQLDITVTGLVDQLRLRDAVHSVVRRHPNLAARFCTQFGDPVQVILADPVIAWRYLDLRGDDLTPDEEIQRLCAAERAAVCDLADRPTLRAALIRTQGNKHRFVLTFHHVVIDGWSLPILLQEILASYFGHRLPAPSSYRNFVSWLAEQDRDAARSAWGSVLEGFDTPTLVAPPAPPGARGIESYRVSAETTQALADLARSQHTTISTVLQAAWAQLLMVVTGQHDVAFGTAVSGRPAELAGSDSIVGLLINTVPVRARASATTTVSELLAQLQSAHNDTIEHEHLALNEIHHITGHEQLFDTLFLYESYPIDTSAFTGVQELAITEFVTREYNHYPLSVMALPGHELGIRVEFDTDKFDTAQIEAVFERFERVLTSMVADASQRLSSLDVLKAGEHQQLDGWGNRKVLARGPEPVLSIPESFAEQVNRAPEAVALTFEGRSTTYGELDEAATRLANLLAIYGAGPGESVALLMPRSDDAIVAILAILKTGASYLPIDPSVPDTRLEFMLSDAVPVAAVTTAELRARFDGSGVSVVQFDDAEDDPTGAIYGHTPLLTPAPDDIAYTIYTSGTTGVPKGVAIAHANVTQALKFPLTHMPTGPGEVWTQAGSLVFDITVWEIFGALLHGGRLVIVPDSVVRSPDDFRDLLIREKVTVLFQTPSAVGMLSPEGLDNMTLVVAGEACPTEVVDRWAPGRVMINGYGPTETTIYATFGELIAGSGVVPIGVPVPDAALFVLDRWMRPVPPGVVGELYVAGLGVGIGYVGRAALTASRFTACPFGEPGARMYRTGDLVRWVAGGQLEYLGRADEQVKIRGFRIELGEIQAALADLDGVEQAAVIAREDRPGDKRLVGYFIGAGEPAELRSSLAKRLPPYMVPAAVVRLEALPLTVNGKLDKRALPIPEYDDRARYRAPANAIEEAVAGIYAQVLGVERVGTDDSFFDLGGDSISAMRVVAAINTSLDAQLAVRTLFESPSVRSLSVYLDSAASSGASGPTYASVHGPGAVEVRASDLTLDKFIDEATLQAAPALPRADASPRTVLLTGATGFLGRYLVLQWLKELEDVDGTLICLVRAKSDEDARRRLDKTFDSGDAELIRVYEALAADRLQVIAGDKAEPGLGLDDETWQRLSASVDLIVDSAALVNSVLPYSELFGPNVVGTAELIRFALTSKLKPYTFVSTADVGREIEKSTFVEDADIRLISAIRPSDGSYANGYGNSKWAGEVLLREAHEQVGLPVTVFRSGMIMVGTSYAGQVNASDTVARMVLSIVATGVAPHSVYRLTEEGDRQRAHFDGLPVEFVAEAITTLGGQAAGSSTGSFTGFETYHVMNPHDDGIGIDEYVDWLIEAGHPIERISDFSEWVARFEAGLHALPDHQRQGSVLQMLKILQDHGWDGQPPDPSRGSMAPADRFQAAVQKAKIGSGHDIPQVSAPIIAKYATDLRLHGLL